The genomic region AATCCAGCCGATAATACCCATGAGTTTTTCCTCCTCGCGGGCTGAAACAGCCACATCAGGCTTATGTGAGACTACAGTTTCAGCTCTAATTAATTGTGTAAATCTCTTTCTAGCTTGGGTTCGGCCTCAGAGCTTCAAATATCGAAGTCAAAGAGGCTCTACTAACAATGGTGCCACTACTTTGTACTGCCGTAAACGTTTTATACTGCATTGTTTGCGAAATGTAATAAAAAGGATAGGCTCCATATTCCGCAAATGGGAACCTGGAGCCTATTTCTAACAGGGGTTTAGTGCAGTTTACTTGTCTTCATTCTCGTGCTCACCGATGTAGGATTCTGGACGAACCACCATCACTGGGCATGGCGACGACTGCAGCAGAGCGCGGGAAGTAGAGCCCAGCAGCATGCCGCGGAAGCCTCCCCGGCCGTGCGAACCAACGACCACGAGCTGCGCGCCCGCCGCGGCATCGGAAAGCGCGCGCACTGGACGGTCACGCGCGATGATGCGGGTTACCTTCACATCTGGGTAGTCATTTTCAAACGGCTCGAGGCGCTCGGACAATAGCTCGCCCTGCTCACGCTCGATCTCGCCCCATTCCGCCTGGGCTGCAGCCAGACCTGCCAACGAGGTCTGGGCCTGCATGTCCATCCACGTGTGGATAGCCACCAGCTCAGCGCCACGTGCCTGCGCTTCACGGAATGCGTAGGAGGTAGCCTTCTCAGAAATCTCCGAACCATCCACGCCGACCACGACTGGGCCGTACTTGTTATCTGGGGTGACGGCATTATCATCACGAACCACCACAACTGGGCAGTGCGCGTGGGATACGACGTTAGCCGATACCGAACCCATGACCATGCCAGATAGCCCGCCCATGCCGCGGGAGCCCATGACAATCATGGTGACGTCATGCGACATCTCCAGCAACATATCAATTGGGGAGCCTTCAGCAATGGTGTGGCCGATTTTCAGGTCCGGGAAGGCTTCATGTGCAATGACGCGAGCTTCCTCAATGCGGGTTGCGGTTTCGTTCTGGAGATCCTCATAGAGCTCCTTGGGCGGAACCATTCCCTCCGCGTAGAGGAATTGCGGCATCGTATAACTTGATGCGATTCGCAGTGGGATTCCACGCTTGGTTGCGGTATTCGCGGCCCACAGGACGGCGTTCTTGGAGGCCTCAGACCCGTCTACTGCTACTACAACGATGTCTTCTTGTGCCATGATGTTCCCTTCCTCATTTTCAGCCAGTTAACGGCAATCCCGCACTGGTCGGGTGAAATTCTACGGGGATGAAATGATTTCATTTCCTACACTTAAGTATAGCTGTTTATTACCACTTGGATAGGTTGTTATACCCTAATCAGTGGGCAGCCCGAGAAAACTTTCGGAATTATAGGTTCTCCACCGCTGTTTGAATCGCAGCAGATGGGTCGACCTGAGGAAGTATTGTCGCGGGGTCCGCATTTGATGGGTACAAGATGGTGTAGAAGAATTCAGCGACTTTGAGCATGACAGCGCCGATACCATCAGATGAGAATTCAACAGCAGATTCGAGGAGTGCTTGATAGTCCATGGCAAGTAGATTACCGCATCAGCGCAAGGGCTATAGCCCACTTGCTATTAAAGATGGGCTCAATCCCACCCGAGTGCGCGTTCCTGCGGATGTCGCCCCCATTCGGGCGTTTGATTTTCTGACCGAGGTCATCCAGACCCAACGCCACCGGCATCCTGATGATAATGAGGCGGCATTGAAAGAACGTTTCGCACAACGCGAGGTAGTGCTTTTCGATGCCACCCCCATTTCTGCCGACACTGTCCTATCGGCGGACCAGGATGTTTTCTTCTATCGCACCCCGGCACCAGAACAGCCGGTTCCCTATGACATACCGATTGTCTATGAAGACGCAGACATCCTCGTTGCGGATAAACCGCCCTTTATGGCGACCATGCCGCGCGCACGACACATCGTGGAAACCGCAACGGTAAAACTTCGACGCTCTACTGGTATTGACGATCTCGCGCCAGCGCATCGTTTAGACCGTCTGACGTCCGGGTTGTTGTTGTTTACCAAACACCGTGAGGTACGCGGTGCCTATCAAACGCTGTTTGCTCGTCGGGAAGTACACAAGACTTATAGCGCTATCGCCGACTACGCCGACTTTTCCACACCCTTGACATGGCAGTCACGGATGGAAAAGACTCCCGGTGAGATTCAAGGAAGAATCGAAGAAGGCGAGATT from Corynebacterium ammoniagenes DSM 20306 harbors:
- a CDS encoding pseudouridine synthase, with translation MASRLPHQRKGYSPLAIKDGLNPTRVRVPADVAPIRAFDFLTEVIQTQRHRHPDDNEAALKERFAQREVVLFDATPISADTVLSADQDVFFYRTPAPEQPVPYDIPIVYEDADILVADKPPFMATMPRARHIVETATVKLRRSTGIDDLAPAHRLDRLTSGLLLFTKHREVRGAYQTLFARREVHKTYSAIADYADFSTPLTWQSRMEKTPGEIQGRIEEGEINAITTLVGVVPLTGEEQKALEKIHGEQSALARYTLAPETGKTHQLRLHMWAAGVPILGDPVYPIIYPVDAEDMNIPMHLTAAGLEFIDPLSGKPREFHTTLSF
- a CDS encoding universal stress protein, whose translation is MAQEDIVVVAVDGSEASKNAVLWAANTATKRGIPLRIASSYTMPQFLYAEGMVPPKELYEDLQNETATRIEEARVIAHEAFPDLKIGHTIAEGSPIDMLLEMSHDVTMIVMGSRGMGGLSGMVMGSVSANVVSHAHCPVVVVRDDNAVTPDNKYGPVVVGVDGSEISEKATSYAFREAQARGAELVAIHTWMDMQAQTSLAGLAAAQAEWGEIEREQGELLSERLEPFENDYPDVKVTRIIARDRPVRALSDAAAGAQLVVVGSHGRGGFRGMLLGSTSRALLQSSPCPVMVVRPESYIGEHENEDK